Below is a window of Panthera leo isolate Ple1 chromosome B4, P.leo_Ple1_pat1.1, whole genome shotgun sequence DNA.
TTAATTAGTTAAGACATGTCTCCCAAACTCTGGTGACCGTAGACCTAGAGTTCTACATTTCAGTTGGATAAAGATGGGCTCTGTAGTAAAACAATTTGACAACTAAGTCatagtctctcttttttaaatgctttatttatttttgagagagagactgagtgcaagtgggggaggggcagagagagagacacacacccagaatctgaagcaggctcagggctctgagctgtcagcacagagtccaacacaaggctcaaccccacaaacagtaagatcatgacctgagccgaagttggacgcttaactgagccacccaggtgccccagtcatagtctctctctctcttttttttccgatttttatttatttttaagacaaagagagagacagagagcacacgttggggaggggcagatagagggagacatagaatctgaagcaggctccaggctctgagctgtcagcacagaacccgacgtggggctcgaactcacgaactgcgagatcatgacctgagcctatgtcagacgctttactgactgaatcATGCAAGTGCCCCAGTCATAGTTTCTTTAAACTGAATGGCAGGGAAACATGACAGAAATTTGTCACTTGTGGTGGAGAACaaacattgtctcatttaatattACCAGAGATCTTTAGTATGATTGGATAGTGAATACATACTTGGTTTGGCTCCCCaggtttaaatattttgtatctttagcattctttttctttttttttttagaaaaagagggagagtgtgagcatgagttggggagagggtcagaggaagagagaatctcaagcaggctcataCTGAGTatagaggccaatgtggggcttgatcccatgaccatgagatcatgacccaaaacaaaaccaagagtcagacattcaactgactgagccacccaggcacccctgtatcttTAGCATTCTTATCAGCACACATGATTTGTAACATATAAACCGAATTAAGTACTTGCAAGTCAGTGAATTGCTTCATAGTTTCTCTTTACTTAAAGTTGATTCCTTAAAAGGAGACCCATGTTTCtgatttcatatatttctttcaccgagagagagagcttgcattAGTGTTTGCACAACAGCTCAGTAGctgtggtatatgtatatttcatttacGCAATAGGAAACATACTATACATATGTCCCTAACTTTCCGTGTTTCACTTAACGCATCTCGAAGATCCTTCCATATCAAGACATGTGGATCTATtgaggaagatatttttaaagctagAGGTAGATTTTTAGTGTTAATGAATTGTTCTTCACTCTCCACAGCCTGTGGCCCTATTGTCTTTTCCCATTTGGTTTCCCAGGGAGGGGCCTGGAGTGATAGCGTACTAAATCGTCACATGAAAACTAAGATCCCCTCACACGAATTCATGGTATGACACTTCTCAATGACACTCAGTAGTGCATGGGCACAACTCCTGGTGTCAGTACTAACTTTTGCTCCTCTTTCTCTAGTTTCCCTCATCCCCCCAAATCATCCATGGATATGGATGGTTGAAAGACAGGTGCCTTTGCAGACTAATGAAAGGGGGCTGCAGTATTTCTTCTCCCTCACACCCTGCCTGCTGATGTCTGCcatgttttatttccattctagGGGAAGCCATATGTCTTTGACCGGGTGTTCCCTCCAAACACGACCCAGGAGCAAGTTTATCATGCATGCGCCATGCAGATTGTTAAAGGTAATGGATATATTTTTAGAATGTATGTTTTCAGGTTCCCATTCCCTACCCCACTTCTTTCCACCGgtgctctttctctgccatttctTCCAGATGTCCTTGCTGGCTACAATGGCACCATTTTTGCTTATGGACAGACATCCTCAGGGAAAACACATACCATGGAGGTGAGGGTTCTGACTTTCATGAGAGGTGAAGAGTGGGGAGTGATAATGAGAAGCCAAGGAATCTCAGTGTGGGGCAAGATCTTGGAATCAAGCTTGCTTGATCTGGAGGACGAAGTGAGGAGCATTACTGTTGTGGAAGTTTAGTGAAATCCAGCCTGCTGCGGTTTTCCATCCTTTCCACTattccagtttttttccttttcatctggAAAAGCAGCTACAATAAGAGTTGAAAGGGCTACTCAGTTCTCTCCTTGTTCCACTAAAAAGGTAGACATGGCAGTGACTGCCTCCTACCTTAAGATGGTCTTCTTATCAGCTATTACCTTTGTGTTCATCTGCATTCTTGAGTTGTCTCGTTCTTTCTGAGTCCCAACCTCATTCTGGAATATGCTTCCTCCCCAGGGAAAGCTGCATGACCCTCAGCTGATGGGAATCATTCCTCGAATTGCCCGAGACATCTTTAACCACATTTACTCCATGGATGAAAACCTTGAGTTCCACATCAAGGTGATCACAGCATGACAGTTGGGCATCCTCAGATGGGGCCTGGGAGGGGAAGATGTAACATGAACCCACTGAGAACCTGGGAGCCCCAACTTATTTTCCTGCTCTAGTCACCTCAGCTCTTCTTCTCTGCTAAGATATTCTCTTCTGCCCTTTCGCTCCTACTACCACCGTTTGAGTGAGTCACATTCACTTGAGATTCTTGTATCGGATTTAAGATAGGCCCTCTTCACTTTCTCCCTAACCAGGTTTCTTACTTTGAGATTTACCTGGACAAAATTCGTGACCTTCTGGATGGTGAGTGGTGTTTAATCCCGTTGAGTGGGTGGGGGTGTGAGGagggcaaagaaaagaaaggtcacATTGCTCTTGGGATTGCGTGCTGTTTGGCAAGAGAGGGCACACACACTCATACCTATGTTCCTTGCCTCCACTAACCAGAATTTCCAAAAGCAAAGGGTCAGAAGATGAGCTTAGACACGCAAGGTGAGCCTGCTCACCCAGAGCATAGAAACAGCCTGAGACCAGCTGGAACCTTGAGGCTAGAATCCTGGAGGAGGAGAAACTGAGTTTTCAGTGTATGCAGGGACGTTAAGCTTCATGGGGAAGTCTTTCTCCTCTTTTGCACATAGAAGAAACCACTGTGTCAGCAGACTACAGGGTGTGGGGTTGGGGATGGAAATGCTAACCTTGCCTACCCTGCATTGTCTTGATTCAGTGACCAAGACAAATCTATCTGTGCATGAGGACAAGAATCGGGTGCCATTCGTCAAGGTAAGAAtggggacaggggcacctgggtgggtgtaTTGACCAGTGGGGTTGCGGGAAGAAGATAGACCAGAGACCCAGAAGTTGGAGGGCAGATAGCTTGGAGGAGTGAGATGTGCTCAGGGACCAGGGAGAGTCCGAGGGCTTGGAAAAGACAGTCTTGAAAGGTCACGTGGGCAGTGTGTAGGTAATTTAATTTGCAGATCAACATTCACAGGTTGCTGTCCAtttgccctccccgcccccgcaggGTTGTACTGAACGCTTTGTGTCCAGCCCAGAGGAGATTTTAGATGTGATTGATGAGGGGAAATCAAATCGTCACGTGGCTGTCACCAGTGAGTGGGGATACAAGGGGCTCTCAAGTCTGGGAGTCTGCTGCTTGTCTGCGTCCTCTGGGGCTGAGGGACTGGAAGTAAGCGAGGGAAGACTGTATCCTCTGCAAGAAGAGGCTGCCCTTGTGTGTGCAACCCAGCTGCCTGGGAGACGCTGGGACAGGGCTAGTCCTGAccggctccctctctctgggtGGGCCAGCGGTCAGTGGAAGCTGGGGGCTGAGTGCTTTGGCTCCACAGGCATTAGTACAGGGACTGCTCCTCCCTTGGTCCTGCAGACATGAACGAACACAGCTCTCGGAGCCACAGCATCTTCCTCATCAACATCAAGCAGGAGAACATGGAGACCGAGCAGAAGCTCAGTGGGAAGCTGTATCTAGTGGACCTGGCGGGGAGCGAGAAGGttgggggcctgggggtggggtgggtaggcaaggagGTCGgggggagcttttttttttcaatcaaaataactttttagtTGAGATATAATGCGCATACCATAAAGTTTACCATTCtgaagtatacagttcagtgggtTTTAGGATATTTGGAAGGTTGTGCACCCATCACCATTAGTTCTAGACCATTTTCATCACCTGTTAGCCGTCACTCCTTATGcttccttcccccaacccctagcaaccactaatctacttttttttttctgtgcatttgccttttctggacattttgttTAATATGTGGGTAGCTTTTGGCAAGAGAGTTTAGGGTAACAGAGGAAGGgccttttctgttctctttccctgcccctgcccctcttggACTGAATCTCCCTACATGGAGAAGAGGCCATGAGAGTCCTCTCCCTCTGCAGTGCTTATGACACACTCATCCCTTAATTCTCTGGTAGGTCAGCAAGACCGGAGCAGAGGGAGCCGTGTTGGACGAAGCAAAAAATATCAACAAGTCACTGTCAGCCCTCGGGAACGTCATCTCCGCGCTGGCTGAGGGCACAGTGAGTGTTCCTCAGGCCCCCTTGTTCTGCAGGCTGCACCCCGTCTTCCAGCTTCTCCTCCTGCTGCCGCTGCTATCTCATCACGCCCAGTTCATGGGGTGTGCGATCCTTAGTCAGCACCACTGTCCTTTCTGATTCCCTTGTTGAGTATTGTCCTGATTCATaatctccccccttcccccagaaaAGCTACGTTCCCTATCGTGACAGCAAAATGACACGGATCCTCCAGGACTCTCTGGGAGGAAACTGCCGGACAACTATGTTCATCTGCTGCTCACCGTCCAGCTACAACGATGCGGAGACCAAGTCGACCCTGATGTTTGGGCAGCGGTCAGTGGCAGAGTCCCTCGTCCCTATGCCAGCCCCTGCTGCACTCACCCCTCAGGATCACGTAAGCCTTCGTGGAGGTCTCATCTCCTCGTTCTCCTCACCCAGGGCAAAGACCATTAAGAACACTGCCTCGGTGAATCTGGAGTTGACTGCTGAGCAGTGGAAGAAGAAatatgagaaggagaaagagaagacaaaagctCAGAAAGAGACGATCGCAAAGCTGGAGGCTGAGCTGAGCCGGTGGCGCAGCGGTTAGAGAGGGTTCCAGTGGGCGCAAGAGACTGTGGGAGGAGGAGGCTTGGGGGACCAGAGGGGCCCTGTCTGGGGTGGTGCTTAAGGACAGGCGAACCTCCCAGGAGGGTTGTGTTTCTGGAGGCGTGCAGTAGAGTGGTcatgagggaaggggagagggggctgatctccagcaccccaccccccagcaaagGTTGAAGGTGCACTTGGCAACAGAGTTGGAGACCTGCCCGGAGGTCTTGGCGTTGAGGAGCGAGGGAGGAAGGACTCCTGGATACAGCTCTGTCTCCTCCTGTCCCTCACCTTGTTCTGCCCCTTGGCCAGGAGAGAACGTGCCTGAGACAGAGCGCCTGGCTGGGGACGACGCAGCCCTGGGAGCTGAGCTCTGTGAGGAGACCCCCGTGAATGACAACTCGTCCATCGTGGTGCGCATCGCGCCTGAGGAGAGGCAGAAATACGAGGAGGAGATCCGCCGCCTCTATAAGCAGCTTGATGACAAGGTGAGGACATccaaggcacagaggggaggCCAGGGGGATGAAAAGTGAGGGATTAAGGAATTAGCTTctactgccttttaaaaaatttttttattaatttttttttaatgtttatttttgagagaaagggtagacagagcgtgagcgggggaggggcagagagagagggagacacagaatccgaagcaggctccaggctctgagctgtcagcacagagtccgacacgggactcgaacccacgaaccgtgagatcatggcctgagccgaagtcggacacttaactgattgagccacccaggtgccccatatatatattttcttattttaaaagggaCAAATGCTCACTCATTACTGCAAATGTGGAAGATAGCAGTGACTAACAtttagaattgttgaattgctgtatcatatatctgaaactaacataacactgtatgttacccatattattaaaaaaattaggggtgcctgggtggctcagtcggttgagcatccaacttggctcaggtcgtgatctcacggttcgtgagttcgagtatcgggctctgtgctgacagctcagagcctggagcctgcttcggattctgtgtctccctctctctctgcccacccccccccccccccgcctctctctctctcaaaaataattaaacattaaaaaaatttggaagataaataaaaataaatagaagatttAAGTCTCCCATCATCACACCATTCAGAAATAACACTACcaacattttgcttttcttcatacATAGAGCATGCAGTTGAGATGCACTGTGTGTGTAACTTTGCGTCTGATTTCCTCATTCCATATTCTATAAGGAGCAATTTCCTACCTTGTTAACAATTCttcataaaagtattttttcattaaaaatcttttttgtaaaagcattttaaaagtccatttctcaaaacatatttatttatttatttatttatttatttatttatttattcaaaacctATTTAACCACTTGCTTACTGCAAGGCctctagttttctttgttttgggtagtttgtttttgctcttaTAAGTAACCCTGAAAGGTCTATCTTTGCCTTTGATGCATAAGACTTTGCTTTTGAATGATTTGATTAGAATGGAGGACCAAAGTGGGAGTTCTTGGTTAGAGGCCGTGTCCTTTAATCTAAAGGCTTTTGCTGGGTATTGGCAGGGTTAGATCATCTTCTAGAAGAAAGGAATTTGAAAGTGAGGGTAGGAGTGAGGTGAGAGGCTGAGGGGAAAACCTCGTTTTAGGTTTTGGGGTTTCTAACTCAAAGCCTGACCAGTCTGGATTTTTGTCAGGATCCGACCTCTGGCCCCAACCCCATCCATCTAGACTGGAAGGGGCTGCCTTCCTtcactccctcttcccccctTGCCTCCAACAGGATGATGAGATCAACCAGCAGAGCCAGCTCATAGAGAAGCTTAAGCAGCAGATGCTGGACCAGGAAGAGGTAATGGGAAGGAGGACAAGACATGAGAGGAGAGCGGTGTGTTCCCGAAGAAGGGCTTAGTCTTCTGCTTAGGACTTAGTCACCCCCCAAAACTATAGAAGTCTGGGGACTTAACTGGGGCTTTGTGTAAACCACGGCTTTTGGAGTCTGGGTGCTTCTTCCTTCTGTTGTCCTGCTTCTAAGAAGCCTACACCCCCCTTCCTCCTGACTTTCACTTTGGCCCTTGCTCCTCTCCTAGAGCTGTGCGCTCCAGGCTTCGGGTGCCAGAGGGACCCTGTCTGGGGTAGTGCTCTGAGCTTCCCCAGACCAGGGGACCATAGCGGTGGTCCCTCACGTGCCTTACCTCTTTCTTGAAGCTGTTGGTATCCACCCGAGGAGACAATGAAAAGGTCCAGCGGGAGCTGAGCCACCTGCAGTCAGAGAATGACGCTGCTAAGGATGAGGTGAAGGAAGTGCTACAGGCCCTGGAGGAGCTGGCCGTGAACTATGACCAGAAGTCCCAGGAAGTGGAGGAGAAGAGCCAGCAGAACCAGCTTCTGGTGGATGAGCTATCTCAGAAGGTGGTGAGTGGCTGACTGGGGTGCAAGAgctccctggcctccagaacgTCCCCCACATCCAAAGCGACCCCTGCGTCACGTTTGTACCCTTGCACTGCTGTGTGGTGTGTTGTGGGAACCTTTCCCACCTGTCACCACACTGCCCTCCTGACTCCTGTCTCTTCCAAACCCTTTTGCAGGGCCCATGTTCTCTTTGTAGCAGCCCTCAGGGTCATGTATGAGGGGGAGGCCTCTGCCTGGGCTAGGCAGGGGGGTAGGAAGATGGCAGTGGGATGACCTAAGGGGCTGTCCCCAGGCCACCATGCTGTCCCTGGAGTCTGAGTTGCAGCGGCTACAGGAGGTCAGTGGACACCAGCGAAAACGCATTGCTGAGGTGCTGAATGGGCTGATGAAGGACCTGAGTGAGTTCAGTGTCATCGTGGGCAACGGGGAGATTAAGCTGGTgagtggagacagaggcaggaatCTTGTTCAGGTCATTCTTGTTCTGGGCACTGGTGGGAGATGCAGGGTGGATAGTCCAGGCCCTCAGGGATGCTGAGGAAGGTGGGCCAGAGATCTGGGAAACATGCCTTTAGcatggggtgcttggatggctcagttggttgagcatctgactttggctcaggccatgatctcctggtttgtgagttcgaaccccacctcggcctctctgctatcagcacagagtctgcggccgatcctctgttcctctctctctctgcccctcccccgctcgtgctctttttctttctctctcaaaaactaaacaaaaattaaaaaaaataaactagatacaggaAAACAAGTAGAATTTTGCACAGACTCAACTGTAAATACACCTTCCAAAGGGTGCTGAATAAAGAAGGAATGGAGATGTGCCTATAGCAGGCTTTAGAGATGAGGCACAGATGTGAGAATGATATATGCAAATCTGTGGCAGTGAAAATGACCCATCTGGGTGATCAGGCAGAACAGTTTGACtgcaaaagaaaatcatattgcTTTATAAGATGGAAGAGGGCGATTGTCGGAACTGGACCTTTAAGTGCAGGTAGAAGGATTTAATACGAAATGCCAGGTGATGGCAGGTAAAAGTTGTTTGGAAAATACTTGTCCCACCCGAATccctgtgtgtgtgggtgtacaCGGGGATAGGCAGGGTGGAAGGGAATGGGCAAAAGCTTCCCTGCAGCAGAGAAGTAcctcttcctgccttcccccaccccgcaGCCGGTGGAGATCAGCGGAGCCATCGAGGAGGAATTCACGGTGGCCCGACTCTATATCAGCAAAATCAAATCAGAAGTCAAGTCTGTGGTCAAGCGCTGCCGGCAGCTAGAGAACCTGCAAGTCGAATGTCATCGCAAAATGGAAGTGACTGGGCGGGAACTCTCCTCCTGTCAGCTCCTCATCTCCCAGGTGAGCACTGGGCATTGAGGGCCTTTGCGTGCAATGGGAAGGAGGGTGATTCTGTAGCTTGTGGGATAAAACTCCTAGCACCCACTTTCATGTCAAGGACCTAGGGTCAACCAAAGTCAAGGATAGAAGAGAAGAGCCTGGGGTGGCAGGGAAGGGTCCAGGCCAGGGAAGTGAAGGGTCAGAGGAGATAGCACGCTCTGAGCTGATGGGGTCTAAAGGAAGGGTCCAAAGAAATGGCCACTGGCCCTGTGTCTTCAGGCAGGCGCAGCAggaggggagggcctgggagAGCTGCAGAGGTCTGTGCTGCCTGGAGTTGTGTCCTTGACTCcacccttcttcttcctctcaccAACCCTTCCCCCATTAGCACGAGGCGAAGATCCGCTCGCTTACAGAGTATATGCAGAGCGTGGAGCTAAAGAAGCGGCATCTGGAAGAGTCCTATGACTCCCTGAGTGACGAGCTGGCCAAGCTCCAGGCCCAGGGTGAGGCCTTCTTAAACCTCTAAACCACTTATCCTGGGATCTGAGATcccagagggggcagggaggaaaagtGGCAGACATCAGAAGAAACCACCTGACAGCACACTCATCCAATGCATTAGACTGACATCACAGAGGCCAACTCATACGCTACTTAGCATGCTTTTGCACAAAGCTTATTGTACACGAACCATAAACCCTCTGTTGATCTCTTTCCCTGCTGTGTCCAATTGGACTGTCCTAACCCAGAAGAACATCACGGAGGGTCCATACTGGGTAGATGTCGCCTGCCTGACCCGGAGCTCTGGTCACAAAATGGAAGTTCTTTCCGGAGGAGGTAGGTGTGAGGTAagctgtctttccttctttccctcagaAACTGTGCATGAAGTGGCCCTGAAGGACAAGGAGCCAGACACACAGGACACAGATGAAGTGAAGGTGAGAGGGGAAGCTGTAGGGGACCACTGGGGCTTGGCAGGGCTGAGCCGGCCCGCTCCAAGCTGGTGTCAGGGAGTCCGGCTTTGAGTGTGCGGTGGGGTTGTTTGCAGAAGGCCCTGGAGGTGCAGATGGAGAGTCACCGGGAGGCCCATCACCGGCAGCTGGCCCGGCTCCGGGACGAGATCAATGAGAAGCAGAAGACTATCGATGAGC
It encodes the following:
- the KIF5A gene encoding kinesin heavy chain isoform X2, with translation MAETNNECSIKVLCRFRPLNQAEILRGDKFIPIFQGDDSVVIGGKPYVFDRVFPPNTTQEQVYHACAMQIVKDVLAGYNGTIFAYGQTSSGKTHTMEGKLHDPQLMGIIPRIARDIFNHIYSMDENLEFHIKVSYFEIYLDKIRDLLDVTKTNLSVHEDKNRVPFVKGCTERFVSSPEEILDVIDEGKSNRHVAVTNMNEHSSRSHSIFLINIKQENMETEQKLSGKLYLVDLAGSEKVSKTGAEGAVLDEAKNINKSLSALGNVISALAEGTKSYVPYRDSKMTRILQDSLGGNCRTTMFICCSPSSYNDAETKSTLMFGQRAKTIKNTASVNLELTAEQWKKKYEKEKEKTKAQKETIAKLEAELSRWRSGENVPETERLAGDDAALGAELCEETPVNDNSSIVVRIAPEERQKYEEEIRRLYKQLDDKDDEINQQSQLIEKLKQQMLDQEELLVSTRGDNEKVQRELSHLQSENDAAKDEVKEVLQALEELAVNYDQKSQEVEEKSQQNQLLVDELSQKVATMLSLESELQRLQEVSGHQRKRIAEVLNGLMKDLSEFSVIVGNGEIKLPVEISGAIEEEFTVARLYISKIKSEVKSVVKRCRQLENLQVECHRKMEVTGRELSSCQLLISQHEAKIRSLTEYMQSVELKKRHLEESYDSLSDELAKLQAQETVHEVALKDKEPDTQDTDEVKKALEVQMESHREAHHRQLARLRDEINEKQKTIDELKDLNQKLQLELEKLQADYEKLKNEEHEKSSKLQELTFLYERHEQSKQDLKGLEETVARELQTLHNLRKLFVQDVTTRVKKSAEMEPEDSGGIHSQKQKISFLENNLEQLTKVHKQLVRDNADLRCELPKLEKRLRATAERVKALEGALKEAKEGAMKDKRRYQQEVDRIKEAVRYKSSGKRGHSAQIAKPVRPGHYPASSPTNPYGTRSPECISYTNSLFQNYQNLYLQAAPSSTSDMYFANSCTSSGATSSGGPLASYQKANMDNGNATDINDNRDARRAK
- the KIF5A gene encoding kinesin heavy chain isoform X1 — protein: MAETNNECSIKVLCRFRPLNQAEILRGDKFIPIFQGDDSVVIGGKPYVFDRVFPPNTTQEQVYHACAMQIVKDVLAGYNGTIFAYGQTSSGKTHTMEGKLHDPQLMGIIPRIARDIFNHIYSMDENLEFHIKVSYFEIYLDKIRDLLDVTKTNLSVHEDKNRVPFVKGCTERFVSSPEEILDVIDEGKSNRHVAVTNMNEHSSRSHSIFLINIKQENMETEQKLSGKLYLVDLAGSEKVSKTGAEGAVLDEAKNINKSLSALGNVISALAEGTKSYVPYRDSKMTRILQDSLGGNCRTTMFICCSPSSYNDAETKSTLMFGQRAKTIKNTASVNLELTAEQWKKKYEKEKEKTKAQKETIAKLEAELSRWRSGENVPETERLAGDDAALGAELCEETPVNDNSSIVVRIAPEERQKYEEEIRRLYKQLDDKDDEINQQSQLIEKLKQQMLDQEELLVSTRGDNEKVQRELSHLQSENDAAKDEVKEVLQALEELAVNYDQKSQEVEEKSQQNQLLVDELSQKVATMLSLESELQRLQEVSGHQRKRIAEVLNGLMKDLSEFSVIVGNGEIKLPVEISGAIEEEFTVARLYISKIKSEVKSVVKRCRQLENLQVECHRKMEVTGRELSSCQLLISQHEAKIRSLTEYMQSVELKKRHLEESYDSLSDELAKLQAQETVHEVALKDKEPDTQDTDEVKALEVQMESHREAHHRQLARLRDEINEKQKTIDELKDLNQKLQLELEKLQADYEKLKNEEHEKSSKLQELTFLYERHEQSKQDLKGLEETVARELQTLHNLRKLFVQDVTTRVKKSAEMEPEDSGGIHSQKQKISFLENNLEQLTKVHKQLVRDNADLRCELPKLEKRLRATAERVKALEGALKEAKEGAMKDKRRYQQEVDRIKEAVRYKSSGKRGHSAQIAKPVRPGHYPASSPTNPYGTRSPECISYTNSLFQNYQNLYLQAAPSSTSDMYFANSCTSSGATSSGGPLASYQKANMDNGNATDINDNRSDLPCGYEAEDQAKLFPLHQETAAS
- the KIF5A gene encoding kinesin heavy chain isoform X3, whose protein sequence is MAETNNECSIKVLCRFRPLNQAEILRGDKFIPIFQGDDSVVIGGKPYVFDRVFPPNTTQEQVYHACAMQIVKDVLAGYNGTIFAYGQTSSGKTHTMEGKLHDPQLMGIIPRIARDIFNHIYSMDENLEFHIKVSYFEIYLDKIRDLLDVTKTNLSVHEDKNRVPFVKGCTERFVSSPEEILDVIDEGKSNRHVAVTNMNEHSSRSHSIFLINIKQENMETEQKLSGKLYLVDLAGSEKVSKTGAEGAVLDEAKNINKSLSALGNVISALAEGTKSYVPYRDSKMTRILQDSLGGNCRTTMFICCSPSSYNDAETKSTLMFGQRAKTIKNTASVNLELTAEQWKKKYEKEKEKTKAQKETIAKLEAELSRWRSGENVPETERLAGDDAALGAELCEETPVNDNSSIVVRIAPEERQKYEEEIRRLYKQLDDKDDEINQQSQLIEKLKQQMLDQEELLVSTRGDNEKVQRELSHLQSENDAAKDEVKEVLQALEELAVNYDQKSQEVEEKSQQNQLLVDELSQKVATMLSLESELQRLQEVSGHQRKRIAEVLNGLMKDLSEFSVIVGNGEIKLPVEISGAIEEEFTVARLYISKIKSEVKSVVKRCRQLENLQVECHRKMEVTGRELSSCQLLISQHEAKIRSLTEYMQSVELKKRHLEESYDSLSDELAKLQAQETVHEVALKDKEPDTQDTDEVKKALEVQMESHREAHHRQLARLRDEINEKQKTIDELKDLNQKLQLELEKLQADYEKLKNEEHEKSSKLQELTFLYERHEQSKQDLKGLEETVARELQTLHNLRKLFVQDVTTRVKKSAEMEPEDSGGIHSQKQKISFLENNLEQLTKVHKQLVRDNADLRCELPKLEKRLRATAERVKALEGALKEAKEGAMKDKRRYQQEVDRIKEAVRYKSSGKRGHSAQIAKPVRPGHYPASSPTNPYGTRSPECISYTNSLFQNYQNLYLQAAPSSTSDMYFANSCTSSGATSSGGPLASYQKANMDNGNATDINDNRSDLPCGYEAEDQAKLFPLHQETAAS